The Dehalococcoidia bacterium genome segment CGGCTCGCGCGACGTGAGCTGGCAGCAGATGAGCGGCCGGGGCACGCTGCACACCTTCGCCATTGTGCACCGCGCGCCCACCCCAGCCTTCCGCGAGGACGTGCCCTTCGTCACGGCGATGGTCGACCTGGAAGAAGGCCCGCGCCTGCTGACCAACCTCGTGGGCATCGCGCCGGACCCGGCGCAGATCAGGGTCGGCATGCCCGTCGAAGT includes the following:
- a CDS encoding Zn-ribbon domain-containing OB-fold protein; translation: MTTQPAYAKPLPLITPENERFWQGCKAHELWLRFCNACAKPYYYPRDICPMCGSRDVSWQQMSGRGTLHTFAIVHRAPTPAFREDVPFVTAMVDLEEGPRLLTNLVGIAPDPAQIRVGMPVEVTFEDVTEQISLPKFRPVG